Proteins from a genomic interval of Streptomyces sp. NBC_01445:
- a CDS encoding ABC transporter permease, which produces MGRYVIRRLLQMIPVFFGATLLIFLMVNVMGDPIAGLCGDKQCDPATAAQLEKEFGLDKPVWQQYLTYMGNVFTGDFGTAFNGQKVTELMAAAFPVTIRLTVVAILFEIVIGITLGVITGLRRGRPIDTTVLLLTLVVISVPTFVTGLLLQLLLGVEWGIIKPAVSTEATFSELIVPGLVLASVSLAYVTRLTRTSIAENRRADYVRTAIAKGLPRRRVIVRHLLRNSLIPVVTFIGTDIGALMGGAIVTERIFNIHGVGYQLYQGILRQNTQTVVGFVTVLVLVFLAANLIVDLLYAVLDPRIRYA; this is translated from the coding sequence GATGGTCAACGTGATGGGCGACCCCATCGCGGGACTGTGCGGCGACAAGCAGTGCGATCCCGCCACGGCCGCTCAGCTCGAGAAGGAGTTCGGCCTCGACAAGCCCGTCTGGCAGCAATACCTGACGTACATGGGGAACGTCTTCACCGGCGACTTCGGCACCGCGTTCAACGGCCAGAAGGTCACCGAACTGATGGCGGCCGCCTTCCCCGTGACGATCCGCCTGACCGTCGTGGCGATCCTCTTCGAGATCGTCATCGGCATCACGCTCGGCGTCATCACAGGCCTGCGCCGCGGCCGTCCCATCGACACCACCGTGCTGCTGCTCACCCTGGTCGTCATCTCCGTCCCGACCTTCGTCACCGGCCTGCTCCTCCAGCTTCTGCTCGGCGTCGAGTGGGGGATCATCAAACCCGCGGTGTCCACCGAGGCGACGTTCTCCGAACTCATCGTCCCCGGCCTCGTGCTCGCCTCGGTCTCCCTCGCGTACGTCACCCGGCTCACCAGGACCTCGATCGCCGAGAACCGCCGCGCCGACTACGTCCGTACGGCCATCGCCAAGGGCCTCCCACGCCGCCGCGTCATCGTCCGGCACCTGCTGCGCAACTCGCTGATCCCGGTCGTCACCTTCATCGGCACCGACATCGGCGCCCTGATGGGCGGCGCCATCGTCACGGAGCGGATCTTCAACATCCACGGCGTCGGCTACCAGCTCTACCAGGGCATCCTCCGGCAGAACACCCAGACCGTCGTCGGCTTCGTGACCGTACTCGTCCTCGTCTTCCTGGCGGCCAACCTGATCGTCGACCTTCTGTACGCCGTACTCGACCCGAGGATCCGCTATGCCTGA